The genome window TTAAGACCGCGGCGGCACTGCTGATGCCCATTGCAAGCCGCCTGCCCTTCGAGTGGATCTATCCCACGGGCGAAAAACAGGAGAAACGCACCCCCAAGTGGGGAAAATATTATGCATGGGCAACTGTGATCGCAGGCGACTGTCATTACATCAAACGTTTTATGCCTGATGATCTGACTGGCAAAGTCATTGTCACGAACACCACCACAGCGGAAGATGTGGAAACCTTCCGCAAGGCGGGCGTAAAATATCTTGTCACGACCACCCCCGTGCTTGAAGGCCGCTCCTTCGGCACGAACATGATGGAAGCCGCACTGGTGGCTGTTTCGGGAAAAAACCGCCCTTTGACCTGGCCTGAACTGGATGAAATGCTCAACAAACTCGGCTTCGAGCCGCAATTGCAGGAGTTGAACTAACCATGAAGATGAACGCAATCGTCACCGCCGGGGGGATTCCCCAGCCCGGCGACCCGTTGTATGCCTATTCCAATGGTGATTCCAAGGCGCTGATCGATGTCGCTGGCAAGCCCATGGTGCAATGGATCCTGGATGCGCTCGGCGATGCAAACCTGGTGGACCAGGTCATTGTGATTGGGCTTACGCCAAAAAGCGGGCTGACCTGCAAAAAGCCGCTTCATTACATCTCCAATCAGGGACGCATGCTGGCGAACATCGTTGCGGGTGTGAATAAATCGCTGGAGTTGAAGCCGAAAGGTGAATATGTCCTGGTCGCATCCTCCGACACCCCCGCGCTCAAAAGTGACATGGTGGACTGGCTGGTGAAGACCACCATGCAAACAAAGGACGACCTGTACTACGGCGTCTGTCCGCGTGAGGTGATGGAGGCGCGCTTCCCGACCTCCAACCGCACCTACACCAGATTGAAGGACATGGAACTTTGCGGCGCGGATATCAATGTGACCCATGTGCGCATGGTGACAGACCATCTCGATACCTGGGAACAGTTGATCGGCAACCGCAAGAGTCCGCTGCGGCAGGCCATGGTGGTTGGTCTGGATACCTTTTTTCAATTGGCAACACGCCAGTTCACCCTGCAGGGCCTGGTGGAGCGTGCCTCAGAGAGGATCGGCATCAAGGCGCGCGCCATCATCTGGGAGCGTGCCGAACCGTGCATGGATGTGGACAAACCGCACCAGCTGGAATTGATGCGCGAGGACCTCGCGCGTCAGCAGCGCAAGGCGGCGGCCGTCAAAAAACCGGCATTCAAAAAGAAAATCCAGAAGGCGAAACCCGTCCGAAAAGCGGTTTCTTCAAAAACAAAAGGGAAGGTCAAAGCAAGCAAGAAATGAACCTGCACTCCATCCTTGAGCTCGATGCCCGACTCTCCAGCCGCTTCCGTGTGGCTGAAAAGCCGGGTTTTTTACGCAATCTTGCCATTTTCTTCGCTCATTCCGGCGACTCCTGGTTTTGGGCGCTGGCGCTCATCCTCGCCTGGTTCTTTAGCGATTCCACATGGCGGAAATGGGAGACTGTTGAATTCTTCGGAATGGCAGGTCTGGCCGGCGTTGTGCTTGCCGTCAAATTTCTCGTCAAACGCAAGAGACCTGAAGGTGAATGGGGACGGATCTATCGCAACACGGACCCGCACTCCTTCCCGTCCGGGCATGCCGCCCGCGCCTTTCTGATTGCCGTAATCGGAACGGCTCTTGCCCCGCCCTGGCTTGCCTCCCTACTTTGGCTTTGGGCGCCGCTGGTGGCGCTTGCCCGGGTTGCCATGGGTGTGCATTATCTTTCTGATATTGTTGCAGGTGCAGTGCTGGGGGTTATTGTCGCACTGCTCGGCTTGCAGTTCTACCAGCCAATGATTGACTGGTTCACATCCCTAACGGGTTTTATGTTCTGGTAGATGGCGATGAAAACCCACACCTTCCGCCTCAAACCCCAGCAAGACCTGTTCGACTCCATCGCAGGGTATGCCAGACAGAATAACATCGAAGCAGGCTGCGTCCTTTCCAGCGTGGGAAGCCTGACGCACGCCACTTTGCGGTTTGCCAACCGTGATTCTTACAACGAATATGAAGGATATTTCGAGATCGTTTCCATGACGGGGACGGTCTCGATTCATGGTTCGCACCTGCATGTCGCCATCTCGGACGGCGATGGCATGACCATCGGCGGGCATCTTGTCAGCGGGTGCAAAATCTATACCACGGCCGAGATTGTCATTGCCGAGCTTGATGATGTAATTTACAAACGTGAATTATATGAAAACGATTCGGGGCATGAGGAATTGACGGTTTACAAACGGTAGGGGCGACCCGCCCTTACAATACGATTGTTCAATTGTCATTGAAGGGTCGCCCTTACTTTAATGCGTTCAAAAATTCTTCCTGATTTATCACCGTATCTTTTAACCCAAGCATTTTGCCCAGCCTCGTCAACTGCGGGGGATCGACGTAGGTGAGCGCCAAAATCTCTTCTTCGCCCAACACTTCGCGGGCGTGACCATCCAGCAAAACCTGCCCGTTTGATAACGCGATAACGCGCTCGAAATTTTCCGCGCAGAAATCGATATCATGTGTGATGGTAATGACCGTCTTGCCTTCCTTTCGCAGCTCGGCAATGACATTGGCGATGCGCGCAACATTGACCGCATCCTGTCCTGTGGTCGGTTCGTCGAAGATGACGATGGGTGTGTCCATGGCGATGATGGATGCCAGTGCCACCATTTTTCTCCATGTAGGGGACAGGTCATAGGGATTCGTCTCGGTCTGGTCGTTCAATTCGGTCAGTGCCAATGCGCGTTGGACCAGCTCGTCAATCTTTTCCTTTGCATACCTCAAATTGCGCGGACCAAATGTAACCTCGGTTAAAACATCCCTTGAAAACAATTGTTCATCAGGGTTTTGAAAGACATAGCCAACCCGCGAAGCGAGTTTCGCCACTGAATATTTTTTTGTATCCCAATCCCCGATCAAAATGGAGCCCGAGGTTGGTTGTAACAACCCGTTGAAGTGCCTCACCAGGGTCGTTTTCCCTGCACCGTTCTGCCCCACAATGGCAACCTGCTCGCCGGGGTTGATCGAGAGTGAGATTCCGCGCAGGGCTTCCACACCAGCGGGGTAGGTGAAACGGAGGTCGTTGATGGATAGTTTCATGATGGGCTGCTCAAGCCGCCTTCCTCGGCGGCGGGGACGCCGCCGGGAGAAGATTTAAACCCTTCCGCCGCCTCATCCAGAGTGACGGGTAATGTTTCCCTCTTCCACAAGCCCTGTTTTTTCGCCTCCCTTGCAACGGACGTATAGCGCGAAACACCGAAGCCGTTTTCGATCAACAGGTCTGAGGTCAGCACCTTACCGGGGCTGCCTTCGAGAAAAATTTTTCCATCCTTCAATGCAATCACGCGGTCTGCGAAGTGCGCGATCCATTCCATTTTATGTTCCACCATCACAACCGTCATGCCTTCCTGCGCCATCCTGCGGACGACGCCGAAGACTTCGCGGGTGCCGATGGGATCCATTTGCGAGGTCGGTTCGTCAAGAACGAGCAGTTTGGGCTGCATGACCAGGATCGAGGTCAGTGCGACGCGTTGCTGCTGCCCGCCGGAAAGGGAATAGGGGGAGCGGTCCGCCAGATCGAGGATGCCTGTCAGTTTCAAGGCGTGCTCCACGCGCGGTTTCATTTCCTCGCGCGGGACACCGATATTTTCCAACCCGAAGGCGATCTCTTCGAAGACGGTGTACTTCGCGCCGCTGATCTGGTTGAAGGGATTCTGGAACGCGAGACCAACGTTCAACACCCATTCATCCAGCGTGGACTCGGATGATTTTTTACCGCCCACTTCGATCTCGCCGGTCAGTTCACCTTTGAAAAAGTGCGGCACGAACCCCGCCAGCGCATAGCACAGTGTGGACTTGCCCGCTCCGTTCGGTCCGACGATGGCGACGAATTCGCCTTCCTTGATCTGCAAATTGATATCCTGCAGAACGGGCTTTTTCGTGAGCGGGTATTTGTACGTGACGTTTTGCAGGTTTACAAATGCCATGGGTTTATTAAGGGAGCCAGAAGTTAAACGAAATGGAAATGATGGCCAGGGTAATGAACACCCAGCGGGCGGCTTTATCAAAGGGTTCATCTGGAATTTCAGACAGGGATGTCTTTTCTTTTTTGGAGGTGAAGCCGCGCGCTTCGATGGCGATGGCGCGTTCCTCCACCTCGGCGAGCGAGCCGAAGACAAGCGGACCGACGAGCGGAACCACCGAGCCTGCCCGCTTAAGAAAACTGCTTTCGGTATCCAACCCGCGGGAACGCTGTGCGGCAATGATGGTCTGCGCCTTGGCGATAATTTGAGGCAGGATCTGCAGGGTCGAAATGATCACATACGAAAATTGACCGGGCAGACCGCGCCGTGAAAGGTCGGACATCAATTCGCTGGGATGGGTGGTGAGAAGGAAAAGCGTGAAGGCAGAAACCATGACAATGATGCGCGTGGCGTTCCTGAATGCGAACATCAGGCTTTCCTGTGTGATGTTCAAAAAATGGAACTCGAAGATGATGGTATCCCCGACCGGCTGGAAGAAAGCCTGCATGATGAACAGGAATCCCGCGGCAGGCAGGATGAGCCGCAGGGCGGTCCAGAAAAATTCACGCGATACTTTGCCGACGAAACTTAA of Anaerolineales bacterium contains these proteins:
- a CDS encoding ABC transporter ATP-binding protein; amino-acid sequence: MAFVNLQNVTYKYPLTKKPVLQDINLQIKEGEFVAIVGPNGAGKSTLCYALAGFVPHFFKGELTGEIEVGGKKSSESTLDEWVLNVGLAFQNPFNQISGAKYTVFEEIAFGLENIGVPREEMKPRVEHALKLTGILDLADRSPYSLSGGQQQRVALTSILVMQPKLLVLDEPTSQMDPIGTREVFGVVRRMAQEGMTVVMVEHKMEWIAHFADRVIALKDGKIFLEGSPGKVLTSDLLIENGFGVSRYTSVAREAKKQGLWKRETLPVTLDEAAEGFKSSPGGVPAAEEGGLSSPS
- a CDS encoding NTP transferase domain-containing protein, with product MKMNAIVTAGGIPQPGDPLYAYSNGDSKALIDVAGKPMVQWILDALGDANLVDQVIVIGLTPKSGLTCKKPLHYISNQGRMLANIVAGVNKSLELKPKGEYVLVASSDTPALKSDMVDWLVKTTMQTKDDLYYGVCPREVMEARFPTSNRTYTRLKDMELCGADINVTHVRMVTDHLDTWEQLIGNRKSPLRQAMVVGLDTFFQLATRQFTLQGLVERASERIGIKARAIIWERAEPCMDVDKPHQLELMREDLARQQRKAAAVKKPAFKKKIQKAKPVRKAVSSKTKGKVKASKK
- a CDS encoding phosphatase PAP2 family protein, with protein sequence MNLHSILELDARLSSRFRVAEKPGFLRNLAIFFAHSGDSWFWALALILAWFFSDSTWRKWETVEFFGMAGLAGVVLAVKFLVKRKRPEGEWGRIYRNTDPHSFPSGHAARAFLIAVIGTALAPPWLASLLWLWAPLVALARVAMGVHYLSDIVAGAVLGVIVALLGLQFYQPMIDWFTSLTGFMFW
- a CDS encoding energy-coupling factor transporter transmembrane component T; the protein is MHERLSFHIKRESTLHNLNPLTKLTLVFSLLLTGFLSKWYWMPHLLTLLAILPLSFVGKVSREFFWTALRLILPAAGFLFIMQAFFQPVGDTIIFEFHFLNITQESLMFAFRNATRIIVMVSAFTLFLLTTHPSELMSDLSRRGLPGQFSYVIISTLQILPQIIAKAQTIIAAQRSRGLDTESSFLKRAGSVVPLVGPLVFGSLAEVEERAIAIEARGFTSKKEKTSLSEIPDEPFDKAARWVFITLAIISISFNFWLP
- a CDS encoding DNA-binding protein, producing MKTHTFRLKPQQDLFDSIAGYARQNNIEAGCVLSSVGSLTHATLRFANRDSYNEYEGYFEIVSMTGTVSIHGSHLHVAISDGDGMTIGGHLVSGCKIYTTAEIVIAELDDVIYKRELYENDSGHEELTVYKR
- a CDS encoding ABC transporter ATP-binding protein, coding for MKLSINDLRFTYPAGVEALRGISLSINPGEQVAIVGQNGAGKTTLVRHFNGLLQPTSGSILIGDWDTKKYSVAKLASRVGYVFQNPDEQLFSRDVLTEVTFGPRNLRYAKEKIDELVQRALALTELNDQTETNPYDLSPTWRKMVALASIIAMDTPIVIFDEPTTGQDAVNVARIANVIAELRKEGKTVITITHDIDFCAENFERVIALSNGQVLLDGHAREVLGEEEILALTYVDPPQLTRLGKMLGLKDTVINQEEFLNALK